aaaatagtatttaaacctaaaaataatataagatcAACAAATATCtacaaatcatttaaaattgtCAACCCACACCATTTTTTTTCCGATAGTCAACTAATTAACAGTAATGATTGTTTATAATTAGTTTCGAAACGTAAGAGATTAAAGTGTCACttttaaaactttagacatCAAATATGTTTGATCGATTCGATTCTCGACCTCACATGTTttgatttgaatattttaataagAAAGAGAGTAAGGGAAAGGATGGTTGGGAAAGCAGAAACAAACAGAGGAGAACCGACATTTTCtacttttaatttcaattaccAAAGAGTTGTTCAAACACATACTCCAACCTTAACCGCTAAGCTATCATTTCCCcttttcctctttctttctttctttctataaAAGCCCTTTTTCTCTCAATCCATAAACACACACAACACAAAATGGCTAAACCAAAACCCACCGCTGTCTCCGCCGCCTCCGGCACGGCGCTCGACTTCTCCGCCTTGCCTGAAGGTTGCATCGCTCATATACTCTCCTTCACTTCTCCTCAAGACGTGTGCCGCTCCGCCTCTGTTTCTTCCACTTTCCGATCCGCCGCTGATTCCGACGCGCTTTGGGACCGCTTTCTCCCGCTCGATTACGCCGCTGAAATTTCTCATGCTGTTTCCCagatttttccttcttttgctTCTAAGAAACAGCTCTATCTCCATCTTTGCCGCTTCCCTGTACTAATCCACGGCGGTGCTAAGGTGAAGTTTCATCTCTACCGACCTTAATTTGTCAATGGAAATGCACTTAAATCTTTATGTTTAGTGATTTGAAATTCTTTGATTTGGTTGATGAATTATTGCGTTGGGATTCTCATGCTGCCCATCTTCTTGAGATTAACGACGCTGATTCTTATGCgattgtttgttttgttttgttctgTCTTATTTTATTGAGGAAAATTGGGAAGATATTTGGAAATATTTGGTTTGTTTCTTACACTTCATTGTTAAAAACAGATGTTTTGATTTGAAAAGCATGATTTCAAATTGTTAATGATGATGATGTGGAATTGTGTTTGATGTTAGTGTTTGTTTTGGCTTCTCTTTTGAATTCATAGTTCTGAGAGAGAGAGAGNgggggggggggggggggggagaagGAGGGAGGAACTATATTTTTTCCTCCACCTTCCCTTGGTTGACTTTTGTTTTTGCCTTTATTTAGAGTGGAATTCTTtccccttcttttcttttaaaggGTCACTTTTCATTTTGTATTCAAcgcactttttcttttttgcaacAGTGACCAAATTTCTAATGTTGGGGTTTTCATGTATTTGATTTCAGAGCTTTTCATTGGACATAAAGACAGGGAAAAAATGCTACATGATCTCTCCAAGAGAGCTTTTAATTGTTTGGGGTGATGTTCCTAGGTATTGGAGGTGGACTTCTCCTCCTGAAGCAAGGTAAACTTTCTCTCAGTTTGTTCATAATTTAGTTTAGAATCACTTCTTAGAGTTGATTTTTGAGTGAAATTCGTTTTCCATGCCTCGAACATAGAGATCATACAAGATTGCATATTCCTATCTGTAATTCTTAGGAGaatgtttctttttatttgCTAAAAACACTTATTGTTGCTATTTCAAAGGTCACATTAggtaaaagttttgaaaatgtgGAGTGAAGATTTGTAAGTGTGTAATGTTTTTAATGATAATGTTGAGGCATATTATTTGATGATGAATTGTAACAAAACAGGTTTGGGGAGGTAGCAGAGCTGGTGTGTGTGTGTTGGCTTGAAATCAGGGGCAAGATAGAGACAGAGATGCTGTCTCCAGGCACATTATATGCAGCCTATTTGGTATTCAAGCCCACAACTTCCAACTATGGCTTCCAACATCAGCCTGTCGAGGTCGCTGTTGGCCTTGTCGGTACCGAAACTCCGAAGCAAACTGTATATTTAGATGTTGTAGATAGAGAATGGCGACAACGCAACCCAATTGTGCCTAGAGGCTTCAGCCTCTTCAACCTCGGCAGACGTCGCATCATTGGCACGCAAGTATCCATGCCTCCTGAAATCACCAGGAACGACACTCCTGCAGTGGACTGTGGTCGCAGCATCCCTAAGGAGAGGGAGGACCGATGGCTGGAGGTTCAAATTGGTGAATTCTTCATCGATGGGGTTAGCGGGGAGCTCGAGATGAGCGTGTTGGAGGTCAAGGGTGGCCATTGGAAGGGGGGTTTGCTTGTTCAGGGAATTGAAATCAGGCCAAAAGCTTTGAAAACTTAAttatagaagaagaaaaggagttCTTTGGTTCTTTggttttttgtgttctttactTAAATGGTACTGTAATAGTGAGAATTCAAGATGGAGAAAATCCATTCCATGTGTACATTTTTGAGAGCTGCTTCTTGTCTTGGAATTTTTGAGGCTATATTGGTATCATTAGCTACAGTAAGAAATGGAGACCAATAGATTTGGAAGGATTAGTTAGATCATGTGATATGATGatgtctttcttcttctctgttAAGCATAGATTGTGAAACATTTGTAAATATGAATTATCGGAAATGCAACTTTGTGCATACATTATGCTAAACTCTTTTGACTTCTGATGCCCCACCTGAAATGGTTGGTTTTGATTTCATTCTCGTGGTTTGTATGTCagcatatttttaaaattaaaataaaatccttAGTGTGAGCTTCTTGAGtattataaaataagttaaatataaattaagttTTCTGGTAAAGATGAGAAGCAAAACGGCCCACAatgaataatattaaaataaaataattaaaggaaattatgaAGGCAAGTTATGAATTTTATGGAAATTTCTCCTAATTAGGACGTAGTCTTACATAGAtatcaaacataaataattacaataGTCAACCTGAAGAATGACATaatatggaaaaataaaagagtgACAAATGAtttttaggacactaagcattagacatttattttttgtaatatatataatattttctcttaaatgtccattatatatgagatatctCCTTAAaatcttattaggaaaaaacccaataagaaaaaaatcttaCCGAaggaaaaaagtacatattttatataatttaataatcttaaaagaatataatatattttctcccTCTCATGAAAACGTCACTTGATCTTTGAATCGccgcattttaattttatgtaccaatttttcaaaagttgtagtAAGTAAtgcttttgtaaataagtcggtcaggttatccttcaaacaaatttgttgta
This DNA window, taken from Benincasa hispida cultivar B227 chromosome 6, ASM972705v1, whole genome shotgun sequence, encodes the following:
- the LOC120079237 gene encoding F-box protein At2g02240-like codes for the protein MAKPKPTAVSAASGTALDFSALPEGCIAHILSFTSPQDVCRSASVSSTFRSAADSDALWDRFLPLDYAAEISHAVSQIFPSFASKKQLYLHLCRFPVLIHGGAKSFSLDIKTGKKCYMISPRELLIVWGDVPRYWRWTSPPEARFGEVAELVCVCWLEIRGKIETEMLSPGTLYAAYLVFKPTTSNYGFQHQPVEVAVGLVGTETPKQTVYLDVVDREWRQRNPIVPRGFSLFNLGRRRIIGTQVSMPPEITRNDTPAVDCGRSIPKEREDRWLEVQIGEFFIDGVSGELEMSVLEVKGGHWKGGLLVQGIEIRPKALKT